CCTGTATCATTAATTGGTATAGTTATGACATCAGAAATAGGTCTCATATCATCTAAATTATTCCAAACAAATGCCCTTATTTCATAGTTGCCTTGTGTTGGAAGTTTCATACTACCCGTTAAATCAGCTGAATCCCCTGCTGCAATATTCTTATGTGCGGATACAGAACTTATAAACTTATTATTGTCTTTATTAAACAATGACAATATCAATGAAGCTTCTTGAGTCTCCGTAGAATTATTTTTTACATTTATAGATATTTTAGCATCATTTCCAAGTTTAAACGTTGTACCTTTTGCCAAATCGGTAGTTATCTGCATGGATTTATCTTTATCTTTACCATTATCAGTCACAGTCACACTACAAAGTCCACCGTAAGTATCATCACTGGCTTTTGCATAAACATATGCTGTTCCCGGTTTTACTCCTGTTACTTCACCTTTATCTGAAACTGTTACCACACTAGTATCACTACTTCCCCATGTAATAGTTTTATCAGATGGAATTTCTGAAGTAACAGCCTTTGTTTCGCCAACTCCTATGGATACTTCCCCTGGTGACAATTTACCGTCCTGGCCATATAGTAATACTGTAGTAGAGGGACACCCTATACTTGTAGTATCTTTGGATATAAGCTTTGTACCTGTCATATCAAGTATAGAAAGTCCTGTACAGCCTGAAAAGCAATCATCTTCCAGTGTGTTTGTGCTGCCTTGAACCTTTACACACTTAAGTGAAGTACAATTTTGAAAGGCAGTTTTTCTTATAGATAAAACTGAAGCCGGTATTTTCACAGAAGTCAATCCTGTGCAGCCTGTAAAGCAGCCTATAGGAATAGCCTGTATTCTCTCTGGTAAATCTATAGATGTTAAATTCTTGCAGTCTGAAAATGCAAACATACCATAACTTGCCATAGTAAATAATTTTATTCCTGTACATCCACTGAAGTTCAAATTCTTTGGTGTTGTCCAGTCAAAATATTTTTTATTAAATCCATTATATGTTATAGCTGTATTATTGGATAAATTTATAGATGATACTCCTGTAAGATATTTCATTACATCCATATCACTATCTTTAATATCTAAATTTGATAGATCAATTGATCCTTTTATTGATGCAAGGTCAGCTGACGTCAAATCTCCTGTATAATCACTTCCTTTTCCTGCTGCTTGTGCAAGTTTACTCTTCAGCTTTACATTATTAATAACAATAGATCCCTGGCTGTTATCTGTTGTAAATCTTTGTGTTTCACCTGCCACAGATGTATCTGTATTAGAGGTTTCTGCATAGACACGGTTCAAATTCAATGAATCTACTGCAGTAAATGTCATGGAACATACCATAGAAACACAGATTATCATTTCAATTTTCCTTTTTAACATTTATTTCATCATCTCCATGTATATAATTAAATTTCTACATAAGTATTAATTATTTATCCTGTCCAATAAATATACTTATAATATTTAGAAAAAGTTTACTTATTTGACTCAACAGGTATGTCTATAACATCTGAAAGGGAATTCATTTCCTCTATACTGTCCCATACAAATGCCTTTAATTTGTATATTCCTTTTTCAGGAAGCTTAATAATACCGGTCAAGATAGAAGAATCTCCATTTTTAATTGTTTGCTTACCACACACATAATTGATGAATTTATTACTTCCATCATATAATGCTACTATCAGCGATGCATCCTGCTCCTTACCCGAATTATTTTCTGCCTTTACAGATACTTTCGCATCATTATCCAATTTAAACGAACTGTCCTTTGTCATATTAGTTATCTTTATTGATTTTGTTTCATCTTGAGATCCTGATACCTTTTTCTCTGATGCAGTTAACTTGTCCACTGTCTCCTGCTTCATGGATGATTTTTGTGCATCACTTAAAGCATCATACAATTTTTCTACCCCATCAACTTTGTCTTTATCGGTTGAAGTAAGCTTGTCTACATCTGGCAGTGCTGCTACAGCATTATTTACAGGTACTGTGGAATTCTTCACATCTGTACAGTCAAATATAGAATTTCTTCCTTCAGCTGTCCTTATAAGTGAGTCCAATCCACGACATATTTGTGCCGGTTCATAACTTGAATTATCAAAGACAGTAGTTCCTTTTTCAAGGTCAAATTTCTCAAGTACACCATCTAAAACAGTCTTACCACATTTAACATATCTCTTATCAAATATATTTTGATTTGCCATTCCTAGTGTCATATATACTTGTGCATTGGTCCATGCGTTATTATAATCTGGTATGCCATTATTTTTAAAACCTCCCCAGAAAGAACCTCTGTAGCTCTGGGCATTTGAAAATTGTGCAAATACATGATCCATAGCCTGTTTCACATCATAGTACTTGTCCCCTTCTTTTGCATCAGGGTTATAGTAAGCTGCAATTGGCTGAGATTGCATAGTCCACATATCAGATACTGCATTGGATACTACTTCAGATCCATCTGCACCTTTTGTTCCAAGCGCATTCTTAGCCCAGTCGTGTATTTCTTTATCTATATCCTCACTAGTAATATGTTTTCCATCTTTTGGTATAGAATTAATATAATTATATGAAGTTAATGCGTAAATGTCATACTGAGGTGTAAAATATTCAGGCGATACTTTTAAATAATCTTTATTTGAAATTATATCTATTAAATCATAGGCCTTTATATCTCTTGCATCATAACCTATGGCAGTAATTGCTAGAACTAATTTTTCCCATTCTGTCATCTTCACATCTCCAGGAGTTATCCCTGCATCTTTCATTTTCTGCAAACCAGTTTGTATACTTTTAAACCAGTCATCATAAAATCCTTTTCTCACACCTGTATATCCGGAACGTGCTGATGAAAATACTTCCCATACATAATCATTTAATTCAATAGTACCTTCAACTCCAGGTACAGCAGCTTTATTTCCGCTCCAGGTGAACTCTGGCACGTCTCCCTGTGCCATTTTTAATTTGTTATAAAGTATATCTTCTGCCTTTTTTGCATCTTCAATCTGCTTCTTTTGCTGATCTAGTGTAGGTCCTGGTGCCCCATCATCATTTAATTTAGCAGATGCGGGCAGAACTTTACCTAATATAAATTGATAATCATCATTTGAATTATATGTAATTTTCAATTTACTGACATCAATACTTACAGGTACAGTTCCAATAGTAAGTGCATTAAAAACTGCATCTCCACTATAGACGGCCTTAACATCATACTGACTTATCAAATTTGCGTTCTCATCAGATTCAGCAATTACTTTTATAGAGTCTATTTTTGTTTTAATATTTTCATCGGAACTCTTAGCAGGATCATAAGTTCTATCCTCAGCTGTCACCTGGATATCCACAGGTATTTTAGTTGCTACTTTATCTGTACCTGTATTTTCAGAATTTAAATAAGGATATCCACCATTTATAGACGAATCAATTTTCCAGGTTTTATCAAAATCAAACCCCAGTTTAGTATACGTATCTTTATTTTTCATTTCTTCAGTAGTATAGCCTTTTGAATCATTAGCGCAAAAAAATTTAGTTCCTAATATATCTTTATCATATGCACAGTTCTCTGGCATTGTTGTAACTTTAGTGTTCATATTATAGT
The genomic region above belongs to Clostridium sp. AWRP and contains:
- a CDS encoding leucine-rich repeat protein, producing MLKRKIEMIICVSMVCSMTFTAVDSLNLNRVYAETSNTDTSVAGETQRFTTDNSQGSIVINNVKLKSKLAQAAGKGSDYTGDLTSADLASIKGSIDLSNLDIKDSDMDVMKYLTGVSSINLSNNTAITYNGFNKKYFDWTTPKNLNFSGCTGIKLFTMASYGMFAFSDCKNLTSIDLPERIQAIPIGCFTGCTGLTSVKIPASVLSIRKTAFQNCTSLKCVKVQGSTNTLEDDCFSGCTGLSILDMTGTKLISKDTTSIGCPSTTVLLYGQDGKLSPGEVSIGVGETKAVTSEIPSDKTITWGSSDTSVVTVSDKGEVTGVKPGTAYVYAKASDDTYGGLCSVTVTDNGKDKDKSMQITTDLAKGTTFKLGNDAKISINVKNNSTETQEASLILSLFNKDNNKFISSVSAHKNIAAGDSADLTGSMKLPTQGNYEIRAFVWNNLDDMRPISDVITIPINDTGK
- a CDS encoding cell surface protein translates to MKKLWKKMNLVIVLLFTLTIFAPYSALAADVTTSTPSLIQNTEENYTISSVEDLNKFREDIDNGVNYLGKKVILTQDIDIAKSDVPLKSFTTNKGFDGTFDGKFYTISNYTDSKSGLFGIVDKDGIVENVRIDANVTTKNSTIKANGSSNYGLIANEAGGTIACCSSTGTITDTTTDVFVIAGIVGNDDLYRLVGGKNVDTPGTLKDCYSNVTFDNEVKNEEYSVVRSGICRQSGEKIDHCYFYGKFIGNDGGYTGDGCPIVSDTYYNMNTKVTTMPENCAYDKDILGTKFFCANDSKGYTTEEMKNKDTYTKLGFDFDKTWKIDSSINGGYPYLNSENTGTDKVATKIPVDIQVTAEDRTYDPAKSSDENIKTKIDSIKVIAESDENANLISQYDVKAVYSGDAVFNALTIGTVPVSIDVSKLKITYNSNDDYQFILGKVLPASAKLNDDGAPGPTLDQQKKQIEDAKKAEDILYNKLKMAQGDVPEFTWSGNKAAVPGVEGTIELNDYVWEVFSSARSGYTGVRKGFYDDWFKSIQTGLQKMKDAGITPGDVKMTEWEKLVLAITAIGYDARDIKAYDLIDIISNKDYLKVSPEYFTPQYDIYALTSYNYINSIPKDGKHITSEDIDKEIHDWAKNALGTKGADGSEVVSNAVSDMWTMQSQPIAAYYNPDAKEGDKYYDVKQAMDHVFAQFSNAQSYRGSFWGGFKNNGIPDYNNAWTNAQVYMTLGMANQNIFDKRYVKCGKTVLDGVLEKFDLEKGTTVFDNSSYEPAQICRGLDSLIRTAEGRNSIFDCTDVKNSTVPVNNAVAALPDVDKLTSTDKDKVDGVEKLYDALSDAQKSSMKQETVDKLTASEKKVSGSQDETKSIKITNMTKDSSFKLDNDAKVSVKAENNSGKEQDASLIVALYDGSNKFINYVCGKQTIKNGDSSILTGIIKLPEKGIYKLKAFVWDSIEEMNSLSDVIDIPVESNK